A region of Mammaliicoccus sp. Dog046 DNA encodes the following proteins:
- a CDS encoding FadR/GntR family transcriptional regulator: MMKRMSLVDVAVENLKEYIAENQFENGDKLPSEKMLIDQLGVSRTVVREAISRLQQSGLIQVKSGSGMFITDKNEHLSMLFESHMKVHGFEIKELLEVRKILELGAIRLIIENSIPIDAQKLKDINDVYYKSNKQSKKLAEYDSSFHETIILFTNNQTLISMSKVIKEYFIKNQFNQIVDKEDIKRSYKEHNEIINALETKDLSLGHDVINKHLTRVIDWIEELGQI; the protein is encoded by the coding sequence ATGATGAAACGCATGTCATTAGTTGATGTTGCAGTTGAGAATTTAAAGGAATATATTGCTGAAAATCAATTTGAAAATGGAGATAAACTACCTTCAGAAAAGATGCTCATTGATCAACTTGGTGTGAGTCGAACAGTTGTAAGAGAAGCAATTAGTCGTTTGCAACAAAGTGGTTTAATACAGGTGAAGTCAGGAAGCGGTATGTTTATTACTGATAAGAATGAACACTTGTCTATGTTATTTGAATCACATATGAAAGTTCATGGATTTGAAATTAAAGAATTATTAGAAGTTCGAAAGATTTTAGAACTTGGCGCTATTCGTCTTATTATTGAGAATAGTATTCCAATAGATGCGCAAAAATTAAAAGATATCAATGATGTTTATTATAAATCTAATAAACAATCTAAAAAATTAGCAGAATATGATTCATCATTTCATGAAACAATCATATTATTTACAAATAATCAGACACTCATATCGATGAGTAAAGTGATTAAAGAATACTTTATAAAGAACCAATTCAATCAAATTGTTGATAAAGAAGATATTAAACGTTCATATAAAGAACATAATGAAATCATTAATGCACTTGAAACAAAAGACCTTTCTTTAGGACATGATGTGATAAATAAGCATTTAACACGAGTGATTGATTGGATCGAAGAATTGGGGCAAATATAA
- a CDS encoding sodium:solute symporter — protein sequence MNEVGFGTGNWIALIIYLLVTLLIGVYFTKRAGEDTEAFFKAKGKVPAWAVGFSIYATTLSAITYMGTPERAFNTDWSYAAGNLAIIAIIPLLIYFYIPFFRKLDVTTAYEYLEERFGITMRVIGSLAFTLFHIGRVAIVIYLPTLAITSVSDINPYLIATLVGILCMVYTFMGGIEGVIWSDVIQDIILIGGAVAVIFLGAFQIDGHFATVAHEAMQDKKFISAENWKFGSAAAAIPIIFIGSIFNNLHQYTASQDIVQRYQTTGTIASTNKSLWTNGLLAFITIPIFYGMGTVLYSFYHNVSSLPKDFNTSAIVPYFILTEIPPFVGGLLIAAIFAAAQSTISSSLNSISACVVVDLKQRFSKSNDSSKDVLLARLIIIVAGLFGTLASLYLINQKTNETWDLFLLITGLFGVPIAGVFAVGIFTKRANTYGVIIGLVVAAISSYFIGKTDITPFTISVIGFFIAFIVGYLASLPFSKHNKNIVGLTIFTINDQYVKDNNGSRTEI from the coding sequence ATGAATGAAGTCGGTTTTGGTACTGGAAATTGGATTGCACTTATCATTTATTTACTAGTCACACTGCTCATCGGTGTCTACTTCACTAAAAGAGCTGGTGAAGATACGGAAGCATTTTTCAAAGCTAAAGGTAAAGTTCCAGCATGGGCTGTTGGTTTCTCAATCTATGCCACTACATTAAGTGCAATTACATATATGGGAACACCCGAACGCGCGTTTAACACAGACTGGTCTTATGCAGCTGGAAACTTAGCGATTATCGCAATTATTCCATTACTCATATATTTCTATATACCTTTCTTTAGAAAGTTAGATGTGACTACAGCATATGAATATTTAGAAGAACGTTTCGGAATTACGATGCGTGTCATTGGATCTTTAGCTTTTACGCTATTCCATATTGGACGTGTAGCTATCGTTATTTACTTACCAACGTTAGCAATTACGTCTGTGTCAGATATTAATCCATACTTAATTGCGACATTAGTTGGTATACTTTGTATGGTTTATACTTTCATGGGTGGTATCGAAGGTGTTATTTGGAGTGATGTAATTCAAGATATTATTTTAATAGGTGGTGCAGTTGCAGTCATCTTCTTAGGGGCATTCCAAATTGACGGTCACTTTGCTACTGTTGCACATGAAGCAATGCAAGATAAGAAATTTATCTCTGCAGAAAATTGGAAATTCGGTTCTGCAGCAGCTGCCATACCAATCATATTTATCGGATCTATCTTTAATAATTTACATCAATATACGGCCAGTCAAGATATTGTACAACGTTATCAAACAACTGGTACGATCGCTTCAACAAATAAGTCTTTATGGACAAATGGACTACTTGCATTTATAACAATCCCTATCTTCTACGGTATGGGTACTGTGTTGTATTCTTTCTATCACAATGTTTCATCGTTACCGAAAGATTTTAATACATCCGCAATTGTTCCTTACTTCATACTGACAGAAATCCCACCGTTTGTAGGTGGACTATTAATTGCAGCTATTTTTGCAGCTGCACAATCAACTATATCATCAAGTTTAAATTCGATTTCAGCTTGTGTTGTCGTCGATTTGAAACAACGTTTTTCTAAAAGTAATGATTCCTCCAAGGACGTTCTTTTAGCTAGATTAATTATAATTGTTGCTGGGTTGTTTGGTACTTTAGCTTCATTATATTTAATTAATCAGAAGACCAATGAAACCTGGGATCTCTTCTTATTAATAACAGGATTATTCGGAGTACCGATTGCCGGTGTCTTTGCAGTAGGTATATTTACTAAACGTGCGAACACATACGGCGTTATTATCGGATTAGTTGTCGCTGCAATTTCATCTTATTTTATAGGAAAAACAGATATCACACCGTTCACAATATCAGTTATAGGATTTTTCATTGCATTTATTGTTGGTTACTTAGCAAGTCTACCTTTCTCAAAACACAATAAAAATATTGTAGGATTAACAATATTCACCATAAACGATCAATATGTGAAAGACAATAATGGAAGCAGGACAGAAATCTAA
- the fdhD gene encoding formate dehydrogenase accessory sulfurtransferase FdhD: MNRDMTYNQNILKYENNQFVETTDFYVTEFPLTIMINGEEFATIICSPKNFKELVLGFLASEGVIFSGKDLKQITIDDSKGFAHVELTHPIDPRTKQYTQRVLSSCCGKSRAFYFNNDVQTSKVSQSKVTINADQILSMMERLHSESKVFKQTGGLHNAAISDGSEFYEHRSDIGRHNALDKLYGYCIQNNVSIRDKVLIFSGRISSEILIKASKIGVGIILSKSAPTNLAIELANDLNITAVGFIRDGSFNVYSHAERIIQN, encoded by the coding sequence ATGAATAGGGATATGACTTACAATCAAAATATTTTAAAATATGAAAACAATCAGTTCGTCGAGACAACTGATTTTTACGTTACTGAATTCCCACTAACTATCATGATCAATGGTGAAGAATTTGCTACGATCATCTGCTCTCCAAAAAATTTCAAAGAACTCGTTTTAGGATTTTTAGCTTCTGAAGGTGTCATCTTTAGTGGAAAAGATTTAAAACAAATCACAATCGATGACTCAAAAGGGTTTGCACATGTTGAATTAACCCACCCGATTGATCCACGTACTAAACAGTATACGCAACGCGTCTTATCATCATGTTGTGGAAAAAGTAGAGCATTCTACTTCAATAATGATGTTCAAACTTCTAAGGTATCTCAATCTAAAGTAACCATCAATGCGGATCAAATTTTATCAATGATGGAAAGATTACATTCAGAAAGTAAAGTATTCAAACAAACAGGTGGATTACACAATGCAGCGATTAGTGATGGTAGTGAGTTTTATGAACACCGATCAGACATTGGCAGACACAATGCTTTAGATAAATTATATGGTTATTGTATTCAAAACAATGTATCTATTCGAGATAAAGTGTTGATATTTAGTGGTCGTATTTCCTCGGAAATATTAATTAAAGCTTCAAAAATCGGTGTCGGTATTATTTTATCTAAATCCGCACCAACGAACTTAGCAATCGAATTAGCAAATGACTTAAATATTACAGCTGTAGGATTTATTAGAGACGGTAGTTTTAATGTTTATAGTCATGCTGAAAGAATTATACAAAATTAA
- a CDS encoding N-acetylneuraminate lyase encodes MNGLYSALLVPFDKEGNILETGLRQIIRQNIDVQGIDGLYVNGSSGENFLMNTEQKKRVFNIIKDEAGNDIKLIAQVGALDLQEAIALGQYATELGYDALSAVTPFYYPFSFEEIKYYYDAIIEATGNDMIIYSIPALTGVNLSIQQFETLFENEKIIGIKYTAADFYLLERIRKAFPNKLILSGFDEMLIQAVVSGVDGAIGSTYNVNGRRAREIFELAQQGDIQEAYKIQHETNDIIEQILALGIYPTLKAILSTKGIEAGEVKRPLSPLNDEALETVQTLVTKYNL; translated from the coding sequence ATGAATGGATTATATTCAGCATTACTTGTACCTTTTGACAAAGAAGGCAATATTTTAGAAACGGGTTTAAGACAAATCATTCGTCAGAACATTGATGTTCAAGGTATAGATGGATTATATGTGAATGGTAGTTCGGGCGAGAATTTTTTAATGAACACTGAACAGAAGAAACGCGTCTTTAACATTATTAAAGATGAGGCAGGAAACGACATTAAACTTATCGCTCAAGTAGGCGCTCTTGATTTACAAGAAGCGATCGCATTAGGACAATATGCAACAGAACTCGGATATGACGCATTATCTGCAGTAACACCGTTCTATTATCCATTTAGTTTTGAAGAAATTAAATACTATTATGATGCCATCATTGAAGCTACTGGTAATGATATGATTATATATTCTATTCCAGCATTAACAGGCGTTAATTTATCTATTCAACAATTCGAAACACTATTTGAAAATGAAAAGATTATTGGCATTAAATATACTGCAGCAGATTTTTATCTATTAGAACGCATTAGAAAAGCTTTTCCTAACAAACTTATATTATCAGGGTTCGATGAAATGCTTATTCAAGCAGTTGTGTCTGGTGTAGATGGTGCCATTGGTTCTACTTATAACGTCAATGGTCGCCGTGCCAGAGAAATATTTGAACTTGCTCAACAAGGTGACATTCAAGAAGCCTATAAAATCCAACACGAAACAAACGATATCATTGAACAGATTCTAGCTTTAGGTATTTATCCAACTTTAAAAGCAATTCTATCTACTAAAGGCATTGAAGCTGGTGAAGTTAAACGACCACTATCACCTTTAAATGACGAAGCATTAGAAACAGTTCAAACACTCGTTACAAAATACAACTTATAA
- a CDS encoding FadR/GntR family transcriptional regulator produces the protein MGNLNKVEVQSLKAQVLQEIKNYILNTGLSEGDKLPTERAFTEMYGVSRSVVREALSYLEHTGVIETVQGRGTVIKAPDITHLLEGFLFSFQVANGSKKDLLSLRIIFECAAIEEIVNLNRDISQLKLIVEEDVTNHFENDKAFHQAILKSSGNVLFEQLSSVIQSYFYHAEEEGDLIDYTHTNDVHRQIVKAIESKDAPLAKSILTEHLSK, from the coding sequence ATGGGGAATTTAAATAAAGTTGAAGTACAGAGTTTAAAGGCACAAGTATTGCAAGAAATAAAAAATTATATATTAAATACCGGTTTATCAGAAGGAGATAAATTACCTACAGAAAGAGCATTTACGGAGATGTATGGTGTAAGTCGTTCTGTAGTAAGAGAAGCGTTAAGTTATTTGGAACATACTGGTGTGATTGAAACTGTTCAAGGTAGAGGTACCGTCATTAAAGCACCAGATATAACACATTTATTAGAAGGATTTTTATTTAGTTTTCAAGTGGCGAATGGATCTAAGAAAGATTTACTTTCATTAAGAATTATATTTGAGTGTGCGGCTATTGAAGAAATTGTTAACTTAAATAGAGACATTAGTCAGCTCAAATTAATTGTAGAAGAAGATGTTACAAACCATTTTGAAAATGATAAGGCGTTTCATCAAGCTATCTTAAAATCATCAGGTAATGTGTTATTTGAGCAATTAAGTTCCGTTATTCAATCGTATTTTTATCATGCTGAAGAAGAGGGAGACTTGATTGATTATACGCATACGAATGATGTGCATCGTCAAATTGTTAAAGCAATTGAAAGTAAAGACGCACCATTAGCGAAATCTATTTTGACTGAACATTTATCTAAGTAG
- a CDS encoding FdhF/YdeP family oxidoreductase → MGKTKHQGPMKKDMKLAPEFWVSPIPFGLGKVKPKHIRDTMKIVWDNKDNLNYAKNIITKGVCDGCALGVSGLSDQTLTGPHVCTTRFNVLRLNTMPEIKPEILHQDIDELRKYNSSELRNLGRIPYPMMRRKGDRKFIRISWEEAMNTIADKMKSLNPRNYAFYLTSRGITNESYYVAGKVARFLGANNLDNASRICHSPSKTAMKRSVGVGASTSNYQDWIGTDVLLFWGSVASNSSPVSTKYMLEAKKKGTKIIVVNPYKEPAMDKYWIPSVAESALFGTNVADDFYQVNIGGDIAFMHGIMKHWFEMEEESYGSAINHSFVESHVSGYEELKETVINQTWEEIEQSSGVTKSRIYDLALELAKAKNAVFAWALGLTMHEFATDNISQVCNLALLRGFLGRKHSGLMPFRGHSSVQGTGEMGCDPFVLPGGAFHGENHERIEKLWGFDIADWQGDTVGVTLENAMLPDDHERKIKCYYLSGGNFLETMPDPTFVEEALENLELRVHQDIILNTSTLVDAKETVIVLPAKTRYEQDGGGTSTSTERMVYYSPQIEGNQNRIKEARSEWKIYIDLAKRIKPETAHLVDFKDGQEIREEIAKANPDYEGVQYLKKQGDVFQWGGAWLCEDGICPTDDGKGHLIGVDIPNLNKKADDFMLTTRRGKQFNSMVYGEHETFNEGGRYDVLMNKEDAESMSIAEGEGVVLHNGFGVFQGVAKYVDILKGNVEVYFPEGNYLLPRGRYEKFAEIPDYNITVKLEKADRFNAKKDRDYYEKPVKELEEIPLQ, encoded by the coding sequence ATGGGGAAGACAAAACATCAAGGTCCAATGAAGAAAGACATGAAACTTGCACCTGAATTTTGGGTTAGTCCGATACCCTTTGGATTAGGTAAAGTGAAGCCTAAACATATTAGAGATACAATGAAAATTGTTTGGGACAATAAAGATAATTTAAATTATGCTAAAAATATTATTACAAAAGGTGTTTGTGATGGTTGTGCGCTAGGTGTATCAGGATTAAGTGATCAAACGTTAACTGGTCCTCATGTATGTACAACGCGTTTTAATGTATTAAGGTTAAATACAATGCCTGAAATTAAACCTGAAATTCTTCATCAAGACATAGATGAATTAAGAAAATATAATAGTTCAGAATTAAGAAATTTAGGTCGTATTCCATATCCAATGATGCGAAGAAAAGGTGATCGTAAATTTATTCGTATTTCATGGGAAGAAGCGATGAATACAATCGCGGATAAGATGAAATCATTAAATCCTAGAAATTATGCGTTTTACTTAACTTCTAGAGGTATTACAAATGAGTCGTATTATGTTGCCGGAAAAGTTGCGAGATTCTTAGGAGCTAACAATCTTGATAATGCTTCGAGAATTTGTCATTCACCTAGTAAAACTGCAATGAAACGATCTGTTGGTGTTGGCGCTTCAACTTCGAATTACCAAGACTGGATCGGTACAGATGTATTACTTTTCTGGGGAAGTGTTGCGTCTAATTCGTCACCCGTTTCAACTAAATATATGTTGGAAGCTAAGAAGAAAGGGACAAAAATAATCGTCGTGAACCCATATAAAGAACCTGCAATGGATAAATATTGGATACCTTCAGTAGCGGAATCAGCATTGTTTGGTACGAATGTTGCAGATGATTTCTATCAAGTGAATATCGGTGGAGATATAGCATTTATGCACGGCATTATGAAACATTGGTTTGAAATGGAAGAAGAATCTTATGGTTCTGCAATCAATCATTCATTTGTAGAGTCACATGTTTCAGGTTATGAAGAATTGAAAGAAACTGTTATAAACCAAACATGGGAAGAGATTGAACAGTCTAGCGGTGTTACTAAATCACGCATTTATGATTTAGCATTAGAATTAGCGAAAGCAAAAAATGCTGTATTTGCATGGGCACTTGGTTTAACGATGCACGAATTTGCTACAGATAATATATCTCAAGTATGTAATTTAGCGCTGCTAAGAGGATTTTTAGGTAGAAAACATAGTGGGTTAATGCCATTCAGAGGACATTCAAGTGTTCAAGGTACTGGTGAAATGGGTTGTGATCCATTTGTGTTACCAGGGGGTGCTTTTCATGGAGAAAATCATGAACGTATTGAGAAGTTATGGGGCTTTGATATCGCCGATTGGCAAGGCGATACAGTAGGTGTAACGTTGGAAAATGCGATGCTACCAGATGATCATGAAAGAAAAATTAAATGCTATTATTTATCTGGAGGAAACTTCTTAGAAACAATGCCAGATCCGACATTTGTTGAAGAAGCATTAGAGAACTTAGAATTAAGGGTCCACCAAGATATTATTTTAAATACGTCAACTTTAGTTGATGCGAAAGAAACGGTTATTGTACTTCCAGCTAAGACGCGTTATGAACAAGATGGCGGAGGTACATCAACTTCAACTGAACGTATGGTATACTATTCACCTCAAATTGAAGGTAATCAAAATAGAATTAAAGAAGCGAGATCAGAATGGAAGATTTATATTGATTTAGCTAAAAGAATCAAACCTGAAACGGCACATTTAGTTGATTTTAAAGATGGACAAGAGATAAGAGAAGAAATCGCTAAAGCCAATCCAGATTACGAAGGCGTCCAATATTTGAAAAAACAAGGAGACGTATTCCAATGGGGCGGTGCTTGGTTGTGTGAAGATGGTATTTGTCCAACTGATGATGGAAAAGGTCATTTGATTGGCGTAGACATACCGAATTTAAATAAAAAAGCGGACGACTTTATGCTAACGACACGACGTGGTAAACAATTTAACTCTATGGTTTATGGCGAACACGAAACCTTTAACGAAGGTGGTAGATACGATGTCTTAATGAATAAAGAAGATGCTGAATCAATGAGTATAGCTGAAGGTGAAGGTGTTGTACTTCATAATGGCTTCGGTGTGTTCCAAGGCGTCGCAAAATATGTAGACATTCTAAAAGGTAATGTTGAAGTATACTTCCCAGAAGGAAACTACTTGTTACCAAGAGGACGATATGAGAAATTTGCAGAAATTCCTGATTACAACATAACTGTTAAGTTAGAAAAAGCTGATCGATTTAATGCGAAGAAAGACAGAGATTATTACGAGAAACCAGTTAAAGAATTAGAAGAAATACCACTACAATAG
- a CDS encoding biotin transporter BioY, producing MKTRDIVMIAMFTAFISVMAFIPPIPLPIMPVPIVLQNIGIILAGCLLGYKRGTLSVVIFLLLVAIGLPVLSGGRGGLGVFFGPSAGYLIGYPIVAFLIGFFIDKKWKKLTFVYALCVNLIIGVLLLNIIGGYAMGEFMNVSIIHRYKLAAAFLPGDIVKAVLATMLLFSLKNVPEIKRLRQNG from the coding sequence TTGAAAACAAGAGATATCGTTATGATTGCAATGTTTACCGCATTTATTTCTGTAATGGCATTTATTCCACCGATTCCATTACCTATTATGCCAGTACCAATTGTATTACAAAATATAGGAATTATTTTAGCGGGTTGTTTATTAGGGTATAAGAGAGGGACTTTAAGTGTTGTTATCTTCTTACTACTTGTAGCAATCGGGTTACCTGTATTATCAGGAGGTAGAGGTGGACTAGGTGTATTCTTTGGACCATCTGCAGGGTATTTAATTGGATATCCAATTGTCGCATTTCTTATTGGATTCTTTATAGATAAAAAGTGGAAAAAATTAACCTTCGTATACGCATTGTGTGTGAACTTAATCATAGGTGTGTTGTTACTGAATATCATAGGCGGTTATGCTATGGGTGAATTTATGAATGTTTCTATTATACATAGATACAAACTAGCAGCTGCGTTCTTGCCAGGGGATATTGTTAAAGCAGTACTTGCAACTATGTTACTATTTAGTTTAAAGAATGTACCTGAAATTAAGAGATTAAGACAAAATGGATGA
- a CDS encoding GNAT family N-acetyltransferase, which produces MVTFSDIETDGDILEDTDRYTHFQTLHKRIQYDSNKIVYKQMPDLETFKNDEHMLKKLHEQHEQPFLKFVFPENEMIDDQLGSYLKEQGYEYSWIELYINHDKDFHTKHNEAIEVVETNDDNLVDFMNLSYEFDKEYGEDYAELKITTNKEQFAATNPIQVIAYYKDKPAGILLVWKQAHYVEIDSFAVDESLRRKGIGTEMQAYVSKIAQDKPIILVADGEDTAKDMYQAQGYKYSGFQYEALKEY; this is translated from the coding sequence ATGGTTACATTTAGTGATATTGAAACAGATGGAGATATATTAGAAGATACTGATCGCTATACCCATTTTCAAACATTACATAAACGTATTCAATATGATTCAAATAAGATTGTTTATAAACAAATGCCTGATTTAGAAACATTTAAGAACGATGAACATATGTTGAAAAAGCTACACGAACAACATGAACAGCCATTTTTAAAGTTTGTATTTCCTGAAAATGAAATGATTGATGATCAACTCGGTTCATATTTAAAAGAACAAGGTTACGAATATAGTTGGATAGAATTATATATCAATCATGACAAAGATTTTCATACAAAGCATAATGAAGCGATAGAAGTTGTTGAAACAAATGATGATAATTTAGTAGATTTCATGAATTTATCTTATGAATTTGATAAGGAATATGGCGAAGATTATGCAGAATTAAAAATTACTACGAATAAAGAACAATTCGCAGCGACCAATCCAATTCAAGTGATTGCTTATTACAAAGATAAACCAGCTGGAATTTTACTTGTCTGGAAACAAGCGCATTATGTTGAAATAGATAGTTTTGCGGTGGATGAATCATTACGTCGGAAAGGCATTGGAACAGAGATGCAAGCTTATGTCTCAAAAATTGCACAAGATAAGCCAATTATATTAGTTGCTGACGGAGAAGATACAGCTAAAGATATGTATCAAGCACAAGGGTATAAATATAGTGGTTTCCAATATGAAGCTTTAAAAGAATATTAA
- a CDS encoding ROK family protein, which produces MDISIDIGGTYIKSCVIDNQNQMHSYKKIETPSNKEGSILEEVKKIIESYKQQFQLENPNVGISTAGVVDSEKGVITYAGPTMPYYDGTNFKEALSDITNKVVINNDVSCALLGELGDNQQKYKSIFLLTIGTGIGGAYFENQLLEGYQYRACEIGYLLYDKETKKTYEDRGSTTALKNKIKQQYHQYLSVEQLFEEAAKGDVKANTVLKEWGKDVAEGIAQIQIIFDPEIILIGGGISQQRENLISFIEPFIDDFLPEAYGHATITTTSKGNDSALYGAISAFHN; this is translated from the coding sequence ATGGATATTTCAATAGATATCGGGGGCACTTACATCAAATCATGTGTCATAGATAATCAAAATCAAATGCATAGTTATAAAAAAATTGAAACACCTAGTAATAAAGAAGGCAGCATATTAGAAGAAGTAAAGAAAATCATTGAATCATATAAACAACAATTTCAGTTAGAAAATCCGAATGTTGGTATTTCAACTGCAGGTGTTGTTGACTCCGAAAAAGGTGTTATTACTTATGCAGGTCCGACAATGCCATATTATGATGGGACGAACTTTAAAGAGGCATTATCAGACATTACGAATAAAGTTGTGATTAATAATGATGTATCTTGTGCATTGTTAGGTGAATTAGGTGACAATCAACAAAAATATAAATCAATATTTTTACTTACAATTGGCACGGGTATAGGTGGTGCTTATTTTGAAAATCAATTGTTAGAAGGTTATCAATATAGAGCATGTGAAATTGGTTATTTATTATATGATAAAGAAACAAAGAAGACTTATGAAGACAGAGGATCAACAACAGCTCTTAAAAATAAAATCAAACAACAATACCATCAATATTTATCAGTTGAACAATTATTTGAAGAAGCAGCAAAAGGGGACGTTAAAGCAAATACTGTATTAAAAGAATGGGGTAAAGATGTTGCTGAAGGTATTGCACAAATTCAAATAATATTTGATCCGGAAATTATTTTAATTGGTGGAGGCATTTCACAACAACGTGAAAATTTAATTTCATTTATCGAACCATTTATAGATGATTTCCTACCCGAAGCATACGGTCATGCTACAATTACAACGACATCAAAGGGCAATGACTCGGCGTTGTATGGAGCGATTTCAGCGTTTCACAATTAA